From the genome of Faecalibacterium prausnitzii:
CACGTTCAAAGCGTTGGTTAAGCACCCTTTATGAAATCAATTGATGGAGGAATTCTATGGATATCCGGGTCAAAAAAACGAAGCGTGCCATTCAGAAAGCGTTTGTTGCCCTGCTGCGGGAGAAGCCGATCGAAAAGATCACGGTCAAAGAAATTGCCGAACGGGCCGAGATCAACAAAACGACCTTTTATTCCCACTATGAAACGCTGGATGCCCTCACCGCCGAAATGGAGCGGCAAACGGTCCAGCTCGTCTGCGACAATATGGGCGGCGCACAGCAGCTGCTGGATACGCCGGAGGCGTTTGTGCGGGAGATGTTTGCTTCTCTCCAACAGGCAACCGATTACCTCGGTGTCGTTCCGGCATCCGCGATGAACCGCTTTACACAGCATCTGCGTGATGCGATTCTGGAACAAATCAAACTCGCAAACATGGAACCATCCCAATATGAAAATGTCGGTGCCATCCTGATCTTTGTAATGAACGGTCTTTCCGGGCTTCTGAACACCGACGCAAAACTGGCACAAAAACAAATTGATGTAATCGCCGCCGTGGTTGCGGATGGTGTCCATGGTCTGCATCTTTCCCGCTGAGCAAAAACAGGCTGCGAGAAGCATCTTCCGCAGCCTGTTTTTTGCTATTGCAGCTTATCTTTCTGCGTAACTACCCAACACCGCAAGGCTGGGCTTTGCGGTCCGTTCCATGGTTTCACGGTTCACGGCGATCAGTCCAAACTGCATGGCATAGCCCTTCTGCCACTCAAAGTTGTCCATCAGGCTCCAATGGAAGTATCCCTTCACCGGAATGCCGTCGGCGATGCAGTGCTGCACACCATCCAGTGCCTGCCGGATAAATGCCACACGGCGGGTATCATCGGCGGTGGCAATGCCGTTTTCGGTCACGATCAGGTCACCCTTGAATTCCTCTGCCACCTTGCGAATGACGTGTTCCAGTGCCTGCGGATAGACCTCGTAGTCCATCTGGGTCAGCTCTGCGCCCTCCGGTGCCGGCAGCTGCCCCTGCGGGCCATAAAGGGTGCGGGTATAGTTCTGCACACCCAGAAAATCATCGTCTTTGATATAAGGCAGATAATGGGTGAACTCCTCCTGCCATGCGGCTTCGGCAAAGGCTTCGCCGCCGGGCTGTGCCTGCAAGTCGTGCAGCGAAAGGGTCAGACCCACCTTGACCTGCGGGCAGAGGGCTTTGATGGCATCCCGTGCGGCTGCATGGGCACGCATCACCAGCAGATCACCTTCCGGGGTGCGCTCGCTGACAAAGATCTGCGGCTGGGGTGTGCCGAACACCTGTGCATTCTCCATGGCGGCATACTTCATGTTTTCCATCATCTTCTGGAAGTTCATGCCCACCTGCACCGTGCCCTCGGCAGACTTTCCGGCCGATGCGGCATTTTGGGCAGCCCGTTCTGCCATCAGACGGAACCGCTTGGAGATCGCGGCCAGCTGCAAGCCCATATTGGCCTCGTTGATGGTGCAGACATAGCGCAGCTCGCTGCCCAGCTGTTCCATCACATAGGTCACATAACGTTTGAAATCCTCTACGGTGCTTTCGGTTTCCCAGCCGCCCTTGCAGATGAGCCATTTCGGGCTGGTGAAGTGCAGTAGGGTGACGATGGGTTCTACGCCATGCGCTTTGCAGCAGGCGATCACCTTGCGGTAATGCTCGATAGCTTCCGGATCGAACTTTCCTTCCTCCGGCTCTACCCGTGCCCACTCGATAGAAAAGCGGTAGGCGTTCAGCCCGGCATCGGCCAAGAGCTTGATATCTTCTTCGTACCGATGATAATGGTCACAGGCAATGCCGCTGGGCTCCGTAAAGCTGGAATGGGGCAGCTGCTCCTGTGCCCAGTAGTCACTCTTCGTATTGTTGCCCTCTACCTGATGGGCTGCTGTTGCAGCACCGATGAAAAAGCCTTTTTCAAATTTCTGCATGATGGTTCTCCCTTCCTGCGTGTTGCTTGTTGAGACTATTGTAGCAGACCTGTTTTGCCCCTATGGGACAATAAATCGCGAAGGCGGATGCAAATTCA
Proteins encoded in this window:
- a CDS encoding TetR/AcrR family transcriptional regulator yields the protein MDIRVKKTKRAIQKAFVALLREKPIEKITVKEIAERAEINKTTFYSHYETLDALTAEMERQTVQLVCDNMGGAQQLLDTPEAFVREMFASLQQATDYLGVVPASAMNRFTQHLRDAILEQIKLANMEPSQYENVGAILIFVMNGLSGLLNTDAKLAQKQIDVIAAVVADGVHGLHLSR
- a CDS encoding glycoside hydrolase family 1 protein encodes the protein MQKFEKGFFIGAATAAHQVEGNNTKSDYWAQEQLPHSSFTEPSGIACDHYHRYEEDIKLLADAGLNAYRFSIEWARVEPEEGKFDPEAIEHYRKVIACCKAHGVEPIVTLLHFTSPKWLICKGGWETESTVEDFKRYVTYVMEQLGSELRYVCTINEANMGLQLAAISKRFRLMAERAAQNAASAGKSAEGTVQVGMNFQKMMENMKYAAMENAQVFGTPQPQIFVSERTPEGDLLVMRAHAAARDAIKALCPQVKVGLTLSLHDLQAQPGGEAFAEAAWQEEFTHYLPYIKDDDFLGVQNYTRTLYGPQGQLPAPEGAELTQMDYEVYPQALEHVIRKVAEEFKGDLIVTENGIATADDTRRVAFIRQALDGVQHCIADGIPVKGYFHWSLMDNFEWQKGYAMQFGLIAVNRETMERTAKPSLAVLGSYAER